In one Oncorhynchus masou masou isolate Uvic2021 chromosome 23, UVic_Omas_1.1, whole genome shotgun sequence genomic region, the following are encoded:
- the LOC135511219 gene encoding Fc receptor-like protein 5, whose protein sequence is MSEEVWNLSPPASLSVSPDRSQFFKFESVSLSCEVQGNSAGWRVVRNTSRGILSECNTDWGKQQGSSCNVSLITSHSGVYWCESGSGEHSNAVNITVHAGAVILESPALPVTEGDSVTLRCRYQGTPSDLTAGFYKDGSLIRAETTGEMTIPAVSKSDEGLYKCTNSEGASPESWMTVTVCL, encoded by the exons atcTCTCTCCTCCAGCGTCTCTGAGCGTCAGTCCTGACAGATCTCAGTTCTTTAAatttgagtctgtctctctgagctgTGAGGTTCAGGGGAACTCTGCTGGATGGAGAGTGGTGAGGAACACATCGAGAGGAATCCTTTCAGAGTGTAATACTGACTGGGGAAAACAACAGGGGTCTTCATGCAACGTGTCACTAATAACATCGCACAGTGGAGTGTACTGGTGTGAGTCTGGGTCTGGAGAACACAGCAATGCTGTCAACATCACAGTACATG ctggagctgtgatcctggagagccctgcccTTCCTGTGACTGAGGGAGATTCTGTGACTCTGCGCTGCAGATATCAGGGAACTCCCTCTGACCTCACAGCTGGTTTCTACAAAGATGGATCCCTCATCAGGGCTGAGACTACAGGAGAGATGACCATCCCTGCAGTATCCAAGTCAGATGAAGGACTCTACAAGTGTACCAACTCTGAAGGAGCATCACCAGAGAGCTGGATGACTGTGACAG TTTGTTTATAA